GAATCTTATCGGCGGGCAATCCGTGCGAGGCATACGCTACTTCGTCATTCCGGATGACAATCATCCCGGACTCGACCTCCTCGAGCTTCGCTCCCGTATCCGTTAGGAATGCTTGGTCGGACAGCAGCTTGGGATCATGCTCGGCGATGAACTTTAGGCCGGAGCTCAGCTCGCTGCGTCCCATAAACAGATCGCGGATGGAACTGAGCGGGAACGAATGCCCGGATTTGCCGTCTCCGCCTCCGGCTCCCGGAAGGGCGTCTTTTATGAGTAGATTCCCGAGCAGCGCGATCGTCAGTCCAAATAAAAGAATAGGAACGGCGATCATGGCCGCATAGGAGAAAATCAGTTTTTTTCGGATGGACATTGCCTCATGCACCTCATTTCTCTATCATTGTAGCCTGCCCGTTCAAATTTTCTATAAAATAAGCCTGAAAAAAGTATAAATTAGTGTGGTATACATTTGTTTCGCACCTCCGTTATACTACAGTCGAATGCATCCATTTACGCAAAAACCATTGGCAATGGCCTTATATTTAGGAGGATTCTAATGAGCGAGTTGAAGTGGCAGATTTCGAACTGGACGTTTAAGAATACCGAAGAGCAGGAGTGGAAGCCGGCTTTTGTGCCGGGCTGCGTGCATACGGACCTGCTGAAGAATGGCCTTATTTCCGAGCCGTTTGCCGGGACCAACGAGAAGGACCTGCAGTGGATTGATAAAAAAGCATGGGAATACGAATCCGTATTCGACGCCCCGGGCGAACTGCTTGCGCATGCCAAGCTCGAGCTGGTGTTCGAGATGCTGGATACGTACGCGGACGTGTATTTGAACGATGCGCTGATCCTGTCGGCGGACAATATGTTCCGCACCTGGACGATTGATGCGAAGCCTCATGTTCGGGAAAAGGGCAACCGCCTGTACATTCGCTTCCGCTCCCCGATTGAAGAGGGATTGGCTAAGCTTGAGACCTACGGTCCCGGTTTGCCGGCACCTAATGACGACTCCGTTATTGGCGGCCTTGAAGGCAAAAAAGTAAGCGTATTCTCGCGCAAAGCGCCGTATCATTACGGCTGGGACTGGGGTCCGCGGTTTGTCACGAGCGGGCTTGGCAGACCGGTTTATTTGCGAGGCTGGAGCGGCGCGCGAATCACGGATCTGTATATTCAGCAGGATGAAGTGACGGCGGCCGAGGCGAAATTAACCGTTCAGCTTGCGGTGGAATCGGAGAGCGGCGGCGAGTTTGAGCTAAAGCTTCATACCGATAACGGACAGGAATGGACCCGCAAGGTCGTTCTTGAGAGTGGCGCGCAAACGGTTGATTGGCCGCTTACGATTGAACAGCCGAAGCTTTGGTGGTCGCGCGGTCTTGGAGAGCCTCATTTGTATGCGTTTACAGCTGCTCTCTCGCAAGAGCAGGAGGAGCTGGCTCAAGCTTCCGCTGTGACAGGTCTTCGCTGCGTGAAGCTGATTCGCAAGCCGGACGAGCGGGGCTCGTCGTTCTACTTCGAGGTGAATGGTATTCCGGTCTTCGCGAAAGGCGCTAACCATATTCCAAGCGACAGCTTCTTCAGTGAGGTGACCGATGAACGTTACCGCCACGAGATTGCAAGCGCGGTGGAATCGAACTTTAATATGCTCCGCGTATGGGGCGGGGGGATCTACGAGCAGGATATTTTCTACGAATTATGCGATCAGAACGGGCTTCTGGTGTGGCAGGACTTTATGTTTGCCTGCAGCATGTACCCCGGCGATGAAGCGTTCCTGGGCAGCGTGCGCGCGGAGGCGGAGGACAATGTGCGCCGTCTGCGCAACCATCCAAGCATCGCGTTATGGTGCGGCAACAACGAGATTGACACGGCTTGGTCCCAATATGCCGAGAACAGCGGCTGGGGCTGGAAGCAGCTGTACACCGCCGAGCAGCGGGAGCAAATCTGGGCGGATTACGAGGCTGTCTTCCATCAGGTGCTGCCGGAGGTTGTGGCGGCTATGGCGCCGGATATTGAATACTGGCCGTCATCGCCGATGCAGCGCCAGACGGGCAATAGCGAGCAGCATGCGACTAACAGCTCCTCGCATGGCGATATCCATTATTGGGCGGTATGGCATGCCCAAGAGCCGTTCGAGCAGTATAACCAGAATATCGGACGCTTCATGAGCGAGTACGGCTTCCAGTCCTTCCCGGAATACAAGACCGTGCGTGCTTATGCGGAAGAGAAGGATATGGCGCTGGACTCCGAAGTGATGCTGCATCATCAGAAGAATGGCCGGGGCAACTTCCTGATCAAGGATTATGCGGACCGGTATATGAAGCAGCCGAAGGATTTCCCTTCCTTCCTCTATATCAGCCAAGTGCTGCAGGCTGAAGCGATGAAGCAGGCGATTGAGGCTCACCGCCGGAGCATGGATTATTGCATGGGATCGTTATATTGGCAGATCAATGACTGCTGGCCGGTTGCGTCTTGGGCAAGCATGGATTACTACGGCAGATGGAAGGCCGCTCAATACCTGATCAAGAATAGCTTCGCCGATGTTCTCTTGTCCTTCGACCAGAAGGACGACGTGACGAACTTCCATGTGGTATCCGACCTCGGACAGTCTATTGACGCCGTGCTGGAATGGAGCCTGCATGAGCTGGACGGCTGCCTGCTGAAGTCGGGCTCCGAGACGATTGCCGTTGGCGCCCGCTCGGCTAAGCTGGTTCTCTCCCTGTCGGCCGAACAGCTTGGAGAGTTTAATCCTAACGGAACGGTACTGGCCGGACGACTGATTCAGGCTGGCCGGGAGCTGGCAAGCTCCAAGCACTATTTTGTCTACACGAAGGAACTTGCGCTTACGGATCCTGAGATTGCGGTGGAAGAAGTTGCCGGCAGCGAAGGAACGGCATTTGTATTAACGGCTAAGCGGCTGGCCAAGCAGGTCTGGGTGCAAGCGGAGGAGGAAGGAATCTTTACGGATAACTTCTTCGACTTGATTCCGGGGGTCCCCGTAACGGTACAGTTCAAGAAAAAAGCGGCAGACCAAGTGTTGTTCGTCCCTTCATCGCCAGGGAAGGTAACCGTGCAGTCGATGTTTAACTACGCGAAGTAATAAGTAAAAATTAAGATGCCCCCTTGCTGCTTTGGCAAGGGGGCATCTTTTTTGTTGACCGTCGGAGGACGCACATAAGACCCTGGCAGGGTCTTATGTGGCACGGGAATCGGTGGAGAATAATCAATAAGACCCCGCTAGGGTCTTATTGATTCGCAATAGCACAATTTGGTGCCGAAACGGGTGGTATGCAGCAAGATAAGACCCTGAGAGGGTCTTAAGCATGGCAAGAACGGAAGAAAGCCACTCGATAAGACCCCAGCAGGGTCTTATCGATGCTGGAGTGGCAGTCTCGTGCGCCGAAGCAAGCACTGGCATGGAACTTAAGGTCCCTTAGGGACCTTAAGCTAGCGAAAGGAGTAGCTAGTTAGACGGTTAAGGTCCCTAAGGGACCTTAAAGCCGCTGAAGTGGCAGTCTCATGCGCCGAAGCAAGCACTGGCATGGAACTTAAGGTCCCTTAGGGACCTTAAGCTAGCGAAAAGAGTAGCTAGTTAGACGGTTAAGGTCCTTGGGGGACCTTAAAGTTGCCGAAGTGGCAGTCTCGTGCGCCGAAGCAAGCACTGGCATGGAACTTAAGGTCCCTAAGGGACCTTAATTTAGTGAAAAGAGTAGCTAGTTAGACGGTTAAGGTCCTTAAGGGACCTTAAAGCCGCCGAAGCGGCAGTCTCGTGCACCAAAGCAGGCACTGGCATGGAACTTAAGGTCCCTAAGGGACCTTAAAGCCGCCGAAGTGGCAGTCTCATGCACCAAAGCAGGCGCTGGCATGAAACTTAAGGTCCCTAAGGGACCTTAAGCTAGCGAAAGGAGTAGCTAGTTAGACGGTTAAGGTCCTTAGGGGACCTTAAAGCCGCCGAAGTGGCAGTCTCATGCGCCGAAGCAGCCGCAGGCATGGAAGTTAAGTCTTCCAGCTTCTTCTTTAAGGTTCGTCATGCACAGGGGAGCTCGACTTGCGGATACTATTTGTGAAAAACGAAGGGCCGCTTCGCGACGTCATCGCGGTGGTTCTGAAGGAAGCGGGTCTCCCGTTAACCTCCTGAATGTTCGGCTGCCAAGAGGCGTAGATTACAGGCTTTTATAAAAATTTAATGGATCAAGCCTGCCGCCCGGGCAGATAAACGTTCTTAGAACGACCGCCAAAGCCATATATTTGCTATATAAGCTTATTGGGGGGTGTGAGACATGGGGGTATTGATCACAGCCTTACTCGTATGCGCCTCAGCCATGGGGTTTGTGCTATTCCGAAGAAATACGGTGCCTGTCAGCAGCGAAGGTCCCTTTCAGGAAAGGAAGCTGTCGGTTATTATTCCAGCCCGTAACGAAGAGGGAAATTTGCCTTTTTTGCTGGGTTCCCTTAAGACTCAGTCCTATAAACCGTTTGAGATTATTGTGGTAGACGATCATTCGGAGGACCGCACGAAGGCCATCGCGGAGAGCTACGGCGTAAAAGTCGTCTCGAACCCGGAGCTCCCGTCCGGATGGACAGGCAAGAACTGGGCGGTATGGAACGGTTATCTGCAGGCCGAGGGTGATCTGATTCTGTTTTTGGATGCGGATGTCCGCCTGGCGCCCGATGCGGTACGTTCCCTGCTGGCTGTGAGAGAGAAGGAGGGAGGGGTCATCTCGGTTGTTCCTTTTCACGTAGCGGAAAAATTTTACGAGCGTCTGGCGCTTATCCCAAACCTGCTTGGCTTATTTGCCTTTACGTCTCCCATGGAGCGGACAAACCCGGATAAAGGCTTGTACGGTTCCTTTATTCTCGCCACAAGAGAGGATTACGAGCAAGCGAAAGGGCATGAGAGCGTCAAAGGCGAGGTGCTTGACGATCTGAACCTGGGAGCGCGGTTTATTCAGGCCGGAGTGAAAGTGAAGAATTTCATCGGCCGGGGCGTGGTGTCCTTCCGCATGTATCCTGGAGGAATCAAGAGCGAAATTCAGGGCTTCAGCAAAGGAGCGGTGCTCAGCACAAGCAAGCTGCATATCCGGACAACATTGCTCGTAGCCGTCTGGCTGATCGGGCTGATTGCGGCGGAAGCGGCTCCTTTTGTCATTGGAACGTCCGCCTTGGTGCCCCTCGCCGTCGGTTATGTGGTCTACACGCTGCAGATTTATTATTTTGTCCATTATACGGGGCGCTTCGGAATCTGGCTTCCTGCCATTCATCTATTAAGCACCGTCTTCTTCTTGTACATTATGCTTTATTCACTGTATCAGGTGGTGTTTCTGCGGAAGGTGGCCTGGAAGGGCAGAAGCATTGAGGTAGGGGGGCGTGGCAATCCATGATCATCGGATGGACGGCATTAGCGTTTCTGGCGGGTTCCTTGATGTTCTCGTATTGGATCGGCAGAATAAAGAAGCTTAATCTGAAAACCTACGGAGACGGCAATCCAGGCGCAATTAACTTGTGGAAGGCAGCGGGATACGGTTATGGCCTTGCCGGCATTGTGCTGGATTTTGCAAAGGGTTACCTGCCGATGGCCCTGATGCAACACGGCGACTCGGTTACCGGTTTCGGTATTATTTTTCCCGCGGCGGCGGCTATCCTTGGCCATATATTCTCTCCGTTTACCGGCTGGAGGGGCGGCAAGGCAATTGCCGTAACCTTTGGCGTCTGGAGCGGCCTTACCGGCTTTGCGGCATCTCTTGCGTATGCAGTTATTTTGGCGATGCTGCTATTGGTATCCAGACGGCTGAGCAAGGGCAGACCTATCTCCTCGGAAACCGACGCCTTTCACGTTGTGCTGGGGATGCTGCTCTTATCCATCTATCTGGTGCTGGACAATTATTCCTGGCCATATGTACTTCTCGGGTTGATTAACTTTCTTCTGCTGGCCTATTCGCACCGGAAAGAGCTGATAGGCGTTAAGGACACGAACTGAGTTGCTATAAGAAAAAAAGCAATGCCCCTCTGCAGAAATGCAGAAGGGCTTTTTTGCCACATTCTAAGTGTTTATAAGTGTGAACTTTTATTTTTGAGCCTGCGGCTTTTTGAAAGTAAAGGCCTTATGCCAGGTCTTGCCTCCGTCGGAGGATGTATTCAGCACGGCTGCATTGGTTGCGTCCGTCGTGATGAACCAGATATGGCTGGCATCCGATGCGCCAATAAATTGCGTGCCGTAACCCGTGAATTCAGACTTGCCGATTGTCCAGTGCTTGCCGCCGTCCGTAGTTTTCATGATGGTGTTTGGTTTGTCGCAAGCTGAACATTGTCCGCCCATAATCGCGGTTTGCGGATTTACGACATACAAGGTGCCGGGCGCTGAGCTGGTCATGCCTTTAGGAACCGATGCATCGTCCATCGTAAAGCCTGGTGCCGGACCGGAGCCTGCCCCGTTCTTCACGATTGCCGGGAGCCATGTTTTGCCGCCGTCTGCCGTATGGAACAGCGAGTAGGAGGTCTGGGACATGCCGGAGTCTCCGATAAGCTCAATCCAAGCATCGTTTGCCGCTGTAGAACGGATGATCACGTCGTTAGGCGCTGCTTCGGTTTTGCGCGTCATCACGGTATTCCAAGTCTTGCCGCCGTTTCCGGTATGCATGAAGAGAAGTCGGCCGTTCACCACTTGCACAGCCCAGCCGTTGTTCACGTCATGGAAGTAAACTTCGCCGATCTCTTTGCCCGGCGTCTGCAGCTCCGTCCACGTTTTGCCGCCGTCTTTGGTCATTGCATTGCCGCTGAAGGCCGTTTTGTCATTCGTAAAATGGAGGAAGCCATGATTAGGCACAGTACCAGCCTTCGTCCATGATTTGCCGCCGTTAGTCGATTGAATGAGAATCAGGCTTTTGGCATTGCTGTCGCCAATTGTTGCCCACACTTTATTGCTGCTAAGGGCAAAAATCTGATTAATCGGCTTGCTGCCGGAATATTGAAGTCTCCAATGTGCGCCGCCGTCATCGGTTCTTGCGATTTGACCGTTGCCGGCTACCCAGCCCGCCTTCGAATCGGCAAGACGAAGTGCCGTAACATTGCCGATCTGAGCGGTTTGCTCATTAGTGCTGATCGGAGTCGGATTCTCGGAAGTGCTGCCTCCGTTATTGCCTGGCTGCTGCGAGGAAGTGTCCTCCGGTTCCGTGCTAGGCGCATTCGTGCTCGTATTCGTCGAGCCTGTATCCGTATTGTTAGAGTTTGACGTCTGGTTGGTGGGGTTGTTTGACGATGGTGTATTGGCCGAGTTATCAGCCTTCGAACAGCCTGCCATAAGCAGGGTCAAACTGAGCGTTACCAGTAAAACAAGGGTGCTGATTTTTTTCATGATGTTCACCGCCTGGTTTTTTATTAATAGCTTAACCTTCCTCCCCTTAGACGAACCATGTTTCTGCAGAGTTGCAGGGAATTTTAGTAATAAAGTAATTTAGTCATTCGGTAGGGGAGATTCGACAATCAAATGTGGGATTTCGTGTCTCTATATAAAGGATTTTGGAAAATAACGTCGAAATGTAGGGATAAAGACTCATATAAAGGTGCGAAAAAATAGTTCATTAGTCTTTCTTCGTTCGCAGCGTAGAGTCCAAACATCAGGAAGGGAACGATGATGACATGAACGTACGAATGAATAACTCTAGTCTTCCGAAGAAAGCAGCTTGCGCCTTATCGGCTTTCCTGCTTACGGTGCCGCTTGTCGGTGGACAAGCCGTACATGCAGAGCCGGTCAATACGGTGTTGACGCCGGTTACGGGAGATAACGGGTGGCTGAATGCCGGCATGGCGGTGAACGGAGACTCTTTCAGCTTTGACGTTAGCGGAGTATTCCCGCAGTTTACGGGTCCGGTTACCGTAACAGCCTCTTCGAGCAAGTCTAATGTGGCAACTGCTACAACGGCTAATGGCCGAATTGAAGTCCGTGTCAAAGAGCCTGGAGTTACCCGTCTTGCGATCACGGGCAGTGATTCTACCTCGCTTGCTTTAACCGATTACGTAGATCTGAACGTAACTCTCCTTGGAGATACAACGGGGGACGGTCTATTAACCTCAGCCGACGTGCTGTACATCTATAAAGTGATTAATTCCAAGCTTCCCATAACGGATCAAGAGAAAAATAGGCTCGACGTCAACCGCGACGGCGTCATTACGACGGCCGACGCAACCGTTCTGATGAACAGCTATGTCGGCAAGACGCCGGCAACGGGCGGAGTAAAGTTTATTGCCGATCTGAAGGACAGCAATGATGCGCCTTCGGCTGACCGAATTGCCGTTACAGGCACCGTGCATACAGGCAGCACATTAACCGGCGGCTACCGTTATGCCGATCCGGAGAATGACGGGGAAGGAACCTCGCTCTATCAATGGTACCGCGGTACGCTGGCAGACGGCTCCGATAAGACGCCGATTCCCGGTGAAGTTACCACGGCCTATACCGTAAAGGACGTTGATGTCGACCATTATCTCTTCTTCGAGGTTGTACCGGTAGATTCGCGCGGGGCAGCAGGCTCTGCCGTACAAATAGGCACAACCGGGACCGTTCCGGATACTTCGCCGCCTGTCGTAACAGGAACGACGCCGGTTGTTCTTTCGAATGCCGCAAGCCGGACCGAGCAGCTGCGGATAGATTTTAATGAGCCAATCAAAGCGGCAGCAGGCAAAAGCATACATATATACCGTGCGTCGGACAATCAGATGGTGACTACCTACCTGGCATCGGATCCTTCGAAAGTGACAGTTACGGGCAATGCGGCTGTTCTTGTCAATCCGGGTCTTGGCAATGCAACGGCTTATTACGTCACGATTGAAGCAGGCGCCTTTACCGATCTTGTTGGCAATCCGTTTGAAGGTATTTCCGGCAGCTCGGGCTGGGGCTTTACAACCGTAGATACGGAAGGACCGGTTACGGCTGCGTTATCTCCTGTGAACGGAGCGGCAGACGCCAATAAAGCCTCGAGCTTCACCTTGACGCTGGATGAGAACGTACAGGCGGTTAGCGGTAAAAAAATAACGATTCTTAACGCAGATCAAAGCGAGCTTGTCTCCTATGACGCTGCGGATACAACGAAAGTGACGATCAGCGGCAAGTCGGTGACGATTCATAATCCGGGCTTGGCCGAGACGACGTCCTATTCCATCGAAGTGGAGGCGGGGGCGTTGACCGACCTTAGCGGTAATGATTTTGCGGGAATCAACGGTACGGATTGGTCGTTCGCCACGCCGGATACGATAGCGCCTGTTCTTCAGGCAACAACGCCGGCCGATGACGCTTCAGGCGTAGACCGGACGGCTTCGATCTCGATGGTATTCTCGGAGTCCGTACAGGCGGTAAACGGCAAGACCGTGCGTATTTACCGGGCTTCCGGCAACAGTCTGATCAAGACTTATAACGTCACAGACACAAGTGCCGTTCAGATTAATGGCGATACAGTAACGCTGCTTAACCCGAACCTGGCCGACGGTGCTGATTTCTATGTAGAAATCGATGCGGGAGCCTTCAGGGATGCGGCCGGTAACGTCTATGCCGGACTGCAAGGAATATTGGCATGGAATTTCTCCACGCCGGATACGATAGCGCCGGTTGTGAGCAGCTTGAATCCTACGGATAATGGTACGGGCGTAGAGCTCTCGGATGAGCTTACCGTTACGTTCAGTGAACCGGTTATACCGGTTAACGGCAAGACGGTGAAGATTGTTAATGCCAAGGATCAAACCGAGTTTGCCGTTTATACCTTTGGCAGCGATTCGGAGGTATCGGTTAACGGCGACACGCTGACGATTCAGCATGCCCCGTTTGATGCGTTGAAAGGTTATATTATTCAGATTGAAGCGGGAACAGTGAAAGATGCGGCAGGAAACGGCTTTGCGGGGATCACGGATTGGAATTTTACGTCAAAGGATACTCGTGAAATGCTGGCTGTCGAAGACCCTGGTGTGCCGCTCTTAGAAAGCGAATTAAATTCCGGAGCTTTCGTAACGCTGACGCTTGACGGAGATACATTCCTGGCTGATGCGGATGACGATGATTTTGTCTTGAACCATGCACCGGCGGGCTTATCGATTATCGGTGCGGGAGTATTTCCTGATGGATCGGCTTATGTCATGTTCGATTACGACGGAACGGATTTTGATGCGGATATTACGGATTTCTCGGTTACCGCATTATCTTCGGCTGTCGCAAGCGGTCAGGCGATTACCTCGCAGAACCTGACGATTAAGGCGGAGGTTGAGCCGGATATAATCAGCACGGTTCCTGCAGCGGGAGCAACCAAGGTGAAAAAGGCGGATCCGCTTACAATGACCTTTGACAAGAACATTACGGCTGCAGCAGGGAAAAAGATTACGATCTACAAAAAATCCGATAACAGCATTGTCCAGACGATAGATGCGGCTGACGGATCCAAGGTATCCGTGAACGGTTCAACCGTCACGATTCAGCATAATGCTTTCACGGCTAATACGGAGTATTATGCGGTGGTCGAAGCGGGAGCTTTCGTGGATGCCAGCCTGATCGGGAACAAAACGGTCAACGCCTTTGCCTTCAAGACAACTTCGGTTGAAATCGTGCCGGAGATGTACATTTCAGAGTTTTTGAAGGGTACGGGGGCTTACGACATGGCTGTCGAGCTGTATTATCCGGAGCGGGCTCCGGGCAGCAATCCTGTTACCGGGGAAACGTACTCGCTGTGGCTTTATCACTATGACACGGTAAGCCATACAACCGTCGTTAGCAGTGAGAAGCTTACTGCGCCGGCGTATAAAAACACGGTTTATATTTATATCGACCGAGCATTCTATAGTTTCTTTGATGTCACTCATACAACGTATTACAACGAAGAAGTTCAATTCAACCAAGGTGCCAACCGCATTCTGAAAGGGATTGTTCTGAAAAAGGGCGATCAGGTGATTGATGTATTGGGTGATCCGAACGAGACAGGTACAGGCGGTTTATTAGACAGTCCTAAAACCCTTGTCCGAAAATCCGGGGTGAACGGTGCGTCTATAGAGTTTGACAGCGATCAATGGGACACCTATCCAGCTAATTCCTTTCAGTTCATGGGCAAACACACGCCATAATACCACCTTGGAGGCTTATCATGACCTTACAACAGAAGATGACTAAACCTTACTTAATGTTTGTACTGGCCCTTACCCTGCTGCTGGGCGGATTGTCCTTTGGCAGCACCCGCGCGCAGGCTTCGGCAGGCGTGCCGGTCCAGCTGAAGATTGGCGACGTATCGGTTAATACCGGCGGGACAGTGGATGTTCCGGTATCGATCAAGCAGCCGGAAAGAGGAATCGGCTCGTATAACGTCCAGCTCAATTACGACCCCAAAGCCCTCGAAATCATTAGCGTTAAGCCGAAATACGGCGACGCGAATACGGAGACATGCAGCGAATCGCAGGAAGGCTGCTTTGTCTCCAACTTTGACCAGGAAAACGGATGGCTTCGCGTTATTTGGGTGGATACAACGGGCGGCGACCGGTTGATTAACGAGGCTAAACAGCTGTTTACGATACAAGTGAAAGCAAAACCCGGCTCCGAATCCGCTAAGCAGACGCTGACTGTCGATGCGGAAGATCCCGCCAGCCTGACCTTTACGGACGGGGATATGCACACTTTGCCTGTGGCGGTAACGGAAGGCGAGATTACGGTGTATCCAAATCTGCCGATCGATACCGGTAAAGTAAAGGTGATTGTGGACGGCAAGGAGCAGGGCGAATCGGCTACGCTGTCAAGCGTTGTCGTTAATGGCCGGGTTGTTACGACTATCAGCGTGGATAATGAGAAGGTTGCCGAGCAGCTGCAACAGAATCAGATCAAGACGTTGACGCTTCCGGTGGAAGGCAGCCGCGAAGTCGTCGTTGGCGAGCTAAACGGACAGCTGGTCAAGCTGATGGAGAATAGGGCTGCATCGCTTGTCATCCAGACCAATCAGGCCAGCTATACATTGTCTGCTTCGCAGCTGAATATCGATCAGGTTGCCGGACAATTGGGTGCGGGGACGGCTTTGCAGGATATTAAGATTCAAGTGACCATATCGGTCATGAAGGATAAACAAAGCGTTGAGCAAGCCGCCGCTAACAGTGAGGCGGATCTTATCGCCACGCCGGTTCAGTTTGAAGTTACGGCAAGCTACAGAGGCAAATCGGTTACGATCGACCGTTTCTCGAATTACGTGAACCGCACGATAGCGATTCCGGACGGCGTTGATCCATCCCATATCACGACTGGAGTTGTGATGGCAGGCGACGGTACGATTACGCATGTACCTACCGTCATTACGCAGTCGGAGGGTCACTACTACGCGCAGATCAACAGCTTGACGAACAGCACGTATGCGGTGGTATGGCATTCCAAAACCTTTGCCGATGTTACGAATCATTGGGCCAAGGCCGACATTAACGATCTGGCATCCCGCATGGTGATCCAGGGCGTATCCGCAGACCGCTTTGCGCCGGACCGCTCGGTAACGCGGGCGGAATTCACCGCGATTTTACTGCGGGCGCTCGGCATTCATGCTCCCAAGGACGATACCAAAGTATCCTTCCGCGACGTGGGTGCGACAGCATGGTACCATGACGCGGTTGTGAATGCCGTATCATACGGTCTTATTACGGGATATTCGGACGGAAGCTTCCATCCGAATGCATCCATCTCCCGTCAAGAAGCGATCGTGATGATTAACCGGTCTTCCGCCATAACCGGTCTGGTACAAGCTTCGGCCAGCGAAACCGCAGGGCTCATCAGCCCGTTCAACGATAAGAAGAACATCGACAGCTGGGCGCTTGCGGCGGTAGCATCAGGAGCAAAGCAAGGCATTGTAAAAGGAACAAACGGCAAGCTTCTGCCGAAGCAGCCGATTACCCGCGCGGAATCGGCCGTAATCATGAAGCGTGTGCTGGTTGCAGCCGGACTTATTAACTCCTAAGCAGATAAGAAAAAAACTATCCCTCGGCTCACTTGGCTGGGGGATAGCTTTTTTCGCTGCATTAAGCCTTTTTCTTAATTGGGATATAGATGTCCATCTGAATTTCCGACAGCTCATGATTACTGCGCTCGTCGTACAGCTCGAACTCCGGCGTACCGGCATGCTCGTAGCCCGAATGAGGGAACCACTCGCCAAAGACGGTCATCCAAGTATTTTGAATCGAGGAGGAGAACTGCTCGCGCGGCACCTTTGGAGTAGTGAACACGGCATATTCGGCCCCGTCGAACTCGCGGCATACAAGACCTTCGCCTTCTACGCCGTCAAAGCTTTCCGCTTCCATACCGATCAGGTAAGAGAAGCTGTCTGAGCCCATATCGAAGTTGTAGCAGATGCCTAGCTCGACCGGGGACTCCTTGTGCACGCGGTTCGGAATATTTTTGTACAGCTCTTTTTGAATATACTCCTGCCAGAAGGCTGGGATCTCTTTATGATTGTCTCCGTTTGCCCGGGTACGGATCTCGTAGCCGATTACCTTGAAGGCAGGTTTGGTTATAATCTTGTATTCCATGCGTATTCCTCCTAAATAGGGATTGTACTTGCGCTGCAGCACGTTCAGCCTGGAGTAGGCAGGAGGCTTGATCTCCCGCTTGCGGTACTCGGCCGGCGTCATTTCGAACATGCGCTTGAAGGCGCGGGTGAAGGTCTCATGATTCTGAAACCCGGTATCGAGAGCAATGTCTATCAGCTTCGCATCCGAATTGGCCACCTGGTAAGCGGATATCGCCAGACGCCGTTTACGCACATATTCCATTACGGTCTCTCCTGCCATGGATTGAAAGACCCGGTGGAAATGAAAGTCCGAGAGCTTCGCAACCTGCGCCAGCCGCGATAAAGACAGCTCCTCGCTTATATGGGCTTCAATGTAATCAATCGTCTGCTGAATCTGCGCCAGATAGTCCTGCTTCACTCGAATGTTTGCCTCCTTGTTCTCCGGGTGACCTCATTGTATACGAATGGA
This region of Paenibacillus sp. JDR-2 genomic DNA includes:
- a CDS encoding Ig-like domain-containing protein — its product is MNVRMNNSSLPKKAACALSAFLLTVPLVGGQAVHAEPVNTVLTPVTGDNGWLNAGMAVNGDSFSFDVSGVFPQFTGPVTVTASSSKSNVATATTANGRIEVRVKEPGVTRLAITGSDSTSLALTDYVDLNVTLLGDTTGDGLLTSADVLYIYKVINSKLPITDQEKNRLDVNRDGVITTADATVLMNSYVGKTPATGGVKFIADLKDSNDAPSADRIAVTGTVHTGSTLTGGYRYADPENDGEGTSLYQWYRGTLADGSDKTPIPGEVTTAYTVKDVDVDHYLFFEVVPVDSRGAAGSAVQIGTTGTVPDTSPPVVTGTTPVVLSNAASRTEQLRIDFNEPIKAAAGKSIHIYRASDNQMVTTYLASDPSKVTVTGNAAVLVNPGLGNATAYYVTIEAGAFTDLVGNPFEGISGSSGWGFTTVDTEGPVTAALSPVNGAADANKASSFTLTLDENVQAVSGKKITILNADQSELVSYDAADTTKVTISGKSVTIHNPGLAETTSYSIEVEAGALTDLSGNDFAGINGTDWSFATPDTIAPVLQATTPADDASGVDRTASISMVFSESVQAVNGKTVRIYRASGNSLIKTYNVTDTSAVQINGDTVTLLNPNLADGADFYVEIDAGAFRDAAGNVYAGLQGILAWNFSTPDTIAPVVSSLNPTDNGTGVELSDELTVTFSEPVIPVNGKTVKIVNAKDQTEFAVYTFGSDSEVSVNGDTLTIQHAPFDALKGYIIQIEAGTVKDAAGNGFAGITDWNFTSKDTREMLAVEDPGVPLLESELNSGAFVTLTLDGDTFLADADDDDFVLNHAPAGLSIIGAGVFPDGSAYVMFDYDGTDFDADITDFSVTALSSAVASGQAITSQNLTIKAEVEPDIISTVPAAGATKVKKADPLTMTFDKNITAAAGKKITIYKKSDNSIVQTIDAADGSKVSVNGSTVTIQHNAFTANTEYYAVVEAGAFVDASLIGNKTVNAFAFKTTSVEIVPEMYISEFLKGTGAYDMAVELYYPERAPGSNPVTGETYSLWLYHYDTVSHTTVVSSEKLTAPAYKNTVYIYIDRAFYSFFDVTHTTYYNEEVQFNQGANRILKGIVLKKGDQVIDVLGDPNETGTGGLLDSPKTLVRKSGVNGASIEFDSDQWDTYPANSFQFMGKHTP
- a CDS encoding AraC family transcriptional regulator, coding for MKQDYLAQIQQTIDYIEAHISEELSLSRLAQVAKLSDFHFHRVFQSMAGETVMEYVRKRRLAISAYQVANSDAKLIDIALDTGFQNHETFTRAFKRMFEMTPAEYRKREIKPPAYSRLNVLQRKYNPYLGGIRMEYKIITKPAFKVIGYEIRTRANGDNHKEIPAFWQEYIQKELYKNIPNRVHKESPVELGICYNFDMGSDSFSYLIGMEAESFDGVEGEGLVCREFDGAEYAVFTTPKVPREQFSSSIQNTWMTVFGEWFPHSGYEHAGTPEFELYDERSNHELSEIQMDIYIPIKKKA
- a CDS encoding S-layer homology domain-containing protein, coding for MTLQQKMTKPYLMFVLALTLLLGGLSFGSTRAQASAGVPVQLKIGDVSVNTGGTVDVPVSIKQPERGIGSYNVQLNYDPKALEIISVKPKYGDANTETCSESQEGCFVSNFDQENGWLRVIWVDTTGGDRLINEAKQLFTIQVKAKPGSESAKQTLTVDAEDPASLTFTDGDMHTLPVAVTEGEITVYPNLPIDTGKVKVIVDGKEQGESATLSSVVVNGRVVTTISVDNEKVAEQLQQNQIKTLTLPVEGSREVVVGELNGQLVKLMENRAASLVIQTNQASYTLSASQLNIDQVAGQLGAGTALQDIKIQVTISVMKDKQSVEQAAANSEADLIATPVQFEVTASYRGKSVTIDRFSNYVNRTIAIPDGVDPSHITTGVVMAGDGTITHVPTVITQSEGHYYAQINSLTNSTYAVVWHSKTFADVTNHWAKADINDLASRMVIQGVSADRFAPDRSVTRAEFTAILLRALGIHAPKDDTKVSFRDVGATAWYHDAVVNAVSYGLITGYSDGSFHPNASISRQEAIVMINRSSAITGLVQASASETAGLISPFNDKKNIDSWALAAVASGAKQGIVKGTNGKLLPKQPITRAESAVIMKRVLVAAGLINS